A single window of Lepisosteus oculatus isolate fLepOcu1 chromosome 29, fLepOcu1.hap2, whole genome shotgun sequence DNA harbors:
- the cnn2 gene encoding calponin-2, with the protein MSASHFNKGPAYGFSAEVKSKIAQKYDPQKEEELRVWIEEVTGRSIGEDFQKGLKNGIILCELINKLQPGSVRKINQSSLNWHQLENLSNFIKAITVYGLKPHDIFEANDLFENGNMTQVQTTLLALAGMAKTKGLQSCVDIGVKYADKQERAFDEEKMKAGQCVIGLQMGTNKCASQAGMNAYGTRRHLYDPKAHIPPPMDHSTISLQMGTNKGASQAGMTAPGTRRAIYDQKLGTDKCDNSTMSLQMGYNQGASQSGQNFGLGRQIYDAKYCPKSEGGENGAESGFGQEYQDEGYQEDRQDY; encoded by the exons ATTGCCCAGAAGTATGACCCTCAGAAGGAGGAGGAGCTCCGGGTCTGGATCGAGGAAGTGACTGGGAGGTCCATCGGGGAGGATTTCCAGAAGGGTCTGAAGAATGGCATCATTCTCTGCGA GCTGATCAACAAACTGCAACCCGGCTCTGTGAGGAAGATAAATCAATCTTCTCTGAACTGGCATCAG CTGGAGAACCTGTCCAACTTCATCAAGGCCATCACAGTGTACGGACTGAAGCCTCACGATATCTTCGAAGCCAATGATCTGTTTGAGAACGGCAACATGACCCAGGTCCAGACCACTCTTCTGGCGCTCGCTGGCATG GCGAAGACGAAGGGCTTGCAGTCTTGTGTGGACATCGGGGTGAAGTACGCGGACAAGCAGGAGCGGGCCTTTGACGAGGAGAAGATGAAGGCTGGACAGTGCGTCATTGGGCTGCAG ATGGGCACCAATAAGTGTGCCAGCCAGGCGGGCATGAATGCCTACGGAACCAGGAGGCACCTGTATGACCCCAAGGCTCACATCCCACCCCCCATGGACCACTCCACTATCAGCCTGCAGATGGGCACAAACAAGGGGGCCAGCCAG GCTGGTATGACAGCCCCTGGCACCCGGCGCGCCATCTACGACCAGAAGCTGGGGACGGACAAGTGTGACAACAGCACCATGTCTCTGCAGATGGGCTACAACCAGGGCGCCAGCCAGAGTGGGCAGAACTTCGGGCTGGGCCGGCAGATCTACGATGCCAAGTACTGCCCCAAGAGCGAGGGGGGAGAGAACGGGGCAGAGAGTGGGTTTGGCCAGGAGTACCAGGATGAGGGCTACCAAGAAGACAGGCAGGACTACTAG